A genomic window from Chrysoperla carnea chromosome 3, inChrCarn1.1, whole genome shotgun sequence includes:
- the LOC123295521 gene encoding solute carrier family 25 member 35-like, which yields MDFVIGGVAAVGAGLFTNPLEVAKTRMQLQGELLARGKYAIHYKNAPHALYIIAKNEGILAVQKGLVPGLWVQLFLNGFRLGTFQFAHSHGLISDKDGKQVLWKTMSVACVGAVLGAASSSPFFLVKTRFQSQSTSEVAVGFQHKHTGMISAFQHIYKEYGVKGLFRGLDASISRLAAAGTAQLTTFTVVKDWMVSEQIFTKHPIAQSFCASMVGGVAVSVVMTPFDVISTRLYNQGVDSSGRGLSYDGYFDCVMKTWRKEHLYGFFKGIGANYLRLGPHTVLCLVFWDELNKFYITFNEIKKSKQVIS from the exons ATGGATTTTGTAATAGGTGGTGTGGCAGCTGTGGGAGCTGGCCTGTTCACTAATCCTTTAGAAGTTGCAAAAACACGGATGCAACTACAAGGAGAGTTATTAGCTCGTGGAAAATATGCAATACATTATAAAAATGCTCCTCATGCTTTATACATAATAGCAAAAAACGAAGGGATATTAGCTGTACAAAAGGGTTTAGTCCCTGGCTTATGGGTACAGTTGTTTCTTAATGGTTTCAG ATTAGGAACATTTCAATTTGCACATTCACACGGACTTATAAGTGACAAAGATGGGAAACAAGTGTTATGGAAAACAATGAGTGTAGCTTGTGTTGGTGCTGTATTGGGCGCAGCTAGTTCTAGtccattttttttagtaaaaactcGCTTTCAATCGCAATCTACAAGTGAAGTAGCGGTTGGTTTTCAACATAAGCATACAGGAATGATAAGTGCATTCCAACACATTTACAAAGAATATGGAGTCAAAG GTTTATTTCGAGGGCTCGACGCTAGTATATCCCGTTTAGCTGCTGCAGGCACTGCACAGTTAACTACCTTTACAGTAGTGAAAGATTGGATGGTTTCCGAGCAAATCTTTACCAAACATCCAATAGCTCAATCTTTTTGTGCTTCAATGGTTGGCGGAGTGGCTGTATCTGTTGTGATGACACCGTTTGATGTTATATCTACAAGATTATATAACCAAGGTGTTGATTCATCGGGAAGAGGATTGTCATATGACGGTTATTTTGATTGTGTTATGAAAACATGGCGCAAAGAACATTTATACggtttttttaaaggaataGGAGCAAATTACTTAAGATTAGGACCACATACTGTATTATGTCTAGTATTCTGggatgaattaaataaattttatattacattcaatgaaataaaaaagtcaaaGCAAGTAATTAGTTGA
- the LOC123295277 gene encoding testis-specific serine/threonine-protein kinase 2-like: MACLNSRKIGRKESGKHSKKDLQILPGFYLRQLGIKLGKTIGEGSYCKVKIALCYDRKDKSLSQKVACKVIDKNRASTDFIDKFLPRELNIICSIKHPHIVSVLYALELSDRVYIFMDLCEKGDLLEYVKVNGSLPESLTKRYFRQLVSAVEYLHSKDIAHRDLKCENILLTSKNNIKIGDFGFARLCRDAQTGTRVLSNTFCGSAAYAAPEVLQGVPYNPKMYDIWSLGCVLYIMLCASMPFDDTDIPTMLHIQKHHLIEFPNRIDQVLSTSCRNLIMHLLEPDITRRATILQISKSE; encoded by the exons ATGGCTTGTTTAAATTCACGCAAAATTGGAAGAAAAGAATCTGGAAAACATTCGAAAAAGGATTTACAG ATTCTTCCAGGCTTTTATCTTCGACAACTTGGTATCAAACTCGGTAAAACTATTGGTGAAGGATCCTATTGTAAAGTAAAAATTGCGTTGTGTTATGATCGAAAAGATAAATCATTATCGCAAAAAGTTGCATGTAAAGTAATTGATAAAAATCGAGCTAGTACTGATTTCATCGACAAATTTTTACCAAGAGAATTAAA taTTATATGTTCAATTAAACATCCACATATTGTAAGCGTATTGTATGCTCTTGAATTAAGTGAtcgagtttatatttttatggatttatGTGAAAAAGGCGATCTTTTGGAATATGTTAAAGTAAATGGATCATTACCAGAATCACTGACGAAACGTTATTTTAG gcAATTGGTCTCAGCTGTGGAATATTTACATTCGAAAGATATTGCCCACCGCGATTTAAAATgcgaaaatatattattaacaagtaagaataatataaaaattggtgATTTTGGGTTTGCCCGCCTATGTCGTGATGCACAAACTGGAACACGGGTGTTATCAAATACATTTTGTGGTTCCGCAGCTTATGCAGCACCGGAAGTTTTACAAGGTGTACCGTATAATCCAAAAATGTATGATATTTGGTCATTAGGTTGTGtcttatatattatgttatgtGCTTCGATGCCCTTTGATGATACAGATATTCCAACTATGCTTCACATTCAAAAACATCATCTGATTGAGTTTCCAAATCGAATTGATCAAGTATTGAGTACTTCATGTCGTAATTTGATCAT GCACTTATTAGAGCCTGATATAACAAGACGAGCaactattttacaaatttcgaaatccgag
- the LOC123294973 gene encoding uncharacterized protein LOC123294973, which produces MFFKKPFVKKSIKRDAVPINSLQSDGTINISHNLENISNISLTINDCSVNMYQLKQLLLLMLFGISIVNFTLTILNTQNIAVNSTLLQQMNTTTAIITKDVLRISNHLSGMESWKYILKLTSYFDEIFPQASYFDGIFSQISKMFASICVFVSTKPMYLVPIFGICTQMILSVHGRVARFRNLLGCLLWGCTLYLQEQRALVEDNILSRVLCSTLILFLAVQILLTSEQEVKVYNLNITDTSPKSSKIRINKRNLFSKDTNKTFEFNNGIDKNNINFFNNLNQNNLLHRPNENLFLSNESKSLFNEPLKFDNLIKISPKNTVEINTLDTYCDSLKNLKLSTNANFILNNKVNPHFRQKEYGVQQVPDIFVKKSVLISPTRFQKVSQESWVAGGYWKHDQCEFVTSKLRTDQILFKNLTPLSRSSSQSSGFSSQSDQNSLIESTNSFRTSVVNSKFFLPQYDDRLSVRSEPAYHSNI; this is translated from the exons ATGTTTTTCAAGAAACCGTTCGTAAAGAAAAGTATTAAAAG GGACGCAGTGCCAATAAATTCATTACAATCGGATGGTACTATTAATATTAGccataatttagaaaatatttcaaatataagttTAACAATAAACGATTGTTCAGTAAACATGtatcaattaaaacaattacttttattaatgttatttggAATCTCAATCGTTAATTTCacattaacaatattaaatacacaaaatattgcAGTGAATAGTACATTATTGCAACAAATGAATACAACTACTGCTATAATTACAAAAGATGTTCTTCGAATCTCTAATCATTTATCTGGAATGGAAAgttggaaatatattttaaagttaactagctattttgatgaaatatttccACAGGCTAGCTATTTTGATggaatattttctcaaatatcaaaaatgtttgcATCTATTTGTGTGTTTGTATCTACAAAACCAATGTATTTAGTACCTATTTTTGGTATTTGTACACAAATGATTTTGTCTGTTCACGGAAGAGTAGCCAGATTCCGGAATTTATTGGGATGTTTACTTTGGGGATGTACTTTATATCTACAAGAACAGAGAGCTTTGGTTGAAGATAATATTCTAAGCCGG gtTCTTTGTTCaacattgatattatttttagctGTTCAAATACTTCTAACGTCTGAACAAGAAGTGAAAGTCTACAATTTAAACATTACAGATACATCACCAAAGAGTTCAAAAATTCGTATTAATAAAcgcaatttattttcaaaagatacAAATAAGACATTCGAATTTAATAAtggtattgataaaaataatataaacttttttaataatcttaatcagaataatttattacatcgaccaaacgaaaatttatttttaagtaatgaaTCTAAGAGCTTATTTAATGaaccattaaaatttgataatttaattaaaatatcaccAAAAAATACTGTTGAAATAAATACTCTTGACACTTATTGtgattcattgaaaaatttaaaattaagtacaaatgcaaattttattttaaataataaagttaatcCACATTTTCGACAGAAGGAGTATGGTGTTCAACAAGTTCctgatatatttgtaaaaaaatcggTACTGATATCACCGACTcgttttcaaaaagtttctcAGGAATCGTGGGTTGCTGGTGGTTATTGGAAACATGATCAGTGTGAATTTGTAACATCGAAACTTAGAactgatcaaatattatttaaaaacttaacaCCATTAAGCCGATCATCAAGTCAAAGTAGTGGGTTTAGTTCACAATCTGATCAAAACAGTCTTATAGAATCAACAAATTCTTTTAGAACGTCTGTAgttaattcgaaattttttttaccacagTATGATGATCGATTATCGGTACGATCAGAACCAGCGTATcatagtaatatttaa
- the LOC123295276 gene encoding solute carrier family 25 member 35-like, with the protein MDFVIGAVAAMGAALFTNPLEVAKTRMQLQGELLAKGNYTIHYKNAAHALYIIAKNEGLSATQKGLAPSLWVQFFLNGIRLGTFQFAHSHGFMSDEEGKQVLWKTMSISCIGSVLGGASASPFFLVKARLQAQSTSDVSVGYQHNETGMMSSLQNIYKDHGVKGLFRGLDASISRLAAAGTAQLTTFTVVRDWMVSEQLLTKHPIAQSFCASMVSGVAVSVVMTPFDVISTRIYNQGVDSSGRGMSYNGYFDCVVKTWRKERLYGFFKGLGANYLRLGPHTVLCLVFWDELNKFYIKFNEIKKFVAIIS; encoded by the exons ATGGATTTTGTGATAGGTGCTGTCGCAGCTATGGGAGCTGCTCTGTTTACTAATCCATTGGAAGTTGCAAAAACTCGGATGCAGTTACAAGGAGAATTATTAGCTAAAGGGAATTATACAATACACTATAAAAATGCTGCTCATGCCTTATACATAATAGCCAAAAACGAAGGATTATCAGCTACACAGAAGGGTTTAGCTCCTAGTTTATGGGTACAGTTCTTTCTTAATGGCATAAG ATTAGGAACATTTCAATTTGCACATTCACATGGATTTATGAGTGACGAAGAAGGAAAACAAGTATTATGGAAAACAATGAGTATATCTTGTATTGGTTCTGTATTAGGAGGTGCTAGTGCTAGCCCATTTTTTTTAGTCAAAGCTCGATTACAAGCGCAATCAACAAGTGATGTATCTGTTGGCTATCAACATAACGAAACCGGAATGATGAGTTCATTACAAAACATTTACAAAGACCATGGAGTCAAAg GTTTATTTCGAGGACTTGACGCTAGTATATCCCGCTTAGCTGCTGCAGGCACTGCGCAATTAACCACCTTTACAGTAGTGAGAGATTGGATGGTTTCCGAACAACTTTTAACTAAACATCCAATAGCCCAATCTTTTTGTGCGTCAATGGTTAGTGGGGTTGCTGTATCTGTTGTGATGACACCATTTGATGTTATATCCACAAGAATATATAATCAAGGTGTTGATTCATCGGGTAGAGGGATGTCATACAACGGTTATTTTGACTGCGTTGTGAAAACATGGCGCAAAGAACGcttatatggtttttttaaagGATTAGGAGCAAATTACTTAAGATTAGGACCACATACTGTATTATGTTTAGTATTTTGggatgaattaaataaattttatattaaattcaatgaaattaaaaagtttgtagCAATAATTAGTTGA
- the LOC123296035 gene encoding YEATS domain-containing protein 4 encodes MSLPTDFGPDSGGRMKGVCIVKPIVYGNIARYFGKKREEDGHTHKWTVYVKPYNNEDMSTYVKKVHFKLHESYANPNRISTKPPYEVSETGWGEFEIVIKIYFHDPNERPTTMYHILKLFHTSNREAGSNVPINLIADATKGLVSESYDEIVFQDPTQLMQHLLTNTKPISLNQWKHESNFEEKKETTLKNILEAKGKIRASNAQLKERLKIFKETISKFKSEIEKTQNNQQVHCYSKGVKIGNWFEDECKYEKHQHKHRSIYNAHFSRPNMQPIDYTEMYKPKFKAQGLGSHTLMWNGEEFLQNFATTYDLTYRHFKKGLSGPIPKRKRIELTENFGNITKYDDEISSSFKHWEYNQDNRHFSEYGNEYLPPKPTDYVKSPFRRSNKLLGNKFSLTKIQMKPIKTPIIELPKTCVGK; translated from the exons ATGAGCTTGCCGACAGATTTTGGTCCAGATTCCGGAGGTCGTATGAAA ggAGTGTGTATTGTGAAACCAATTGTTTATGGAAATATAGCTCGATATTTCGGTAAAAAACGGGAGGAAGATGGCCATACCCACAAATGGACAGTTTATGTTAAGCCGTATAACAATGAAGACATGTCAACTTACGtgaaaaaagttcattttaaatTGCATGAAAGTTACGCTAATCCTAATAGAATCTCTACAAAACCACCATATGAAGTATCGGAAACTGGTTGGGGTGAATTTGAAattgtcattaaaatttattttcatgatcCCAATGAAAGACCC ACAACGATGTATCATATTTTGAAACTATTCCATACATCTAACAGAGAAGCTGGTAGCAATGTTCCAATAAACTTGATAGCGGACGCAACGAAAGGTTTAGTGTCTGAATCGTATgatgaaattgtttttcaagATCCAACACAATTAATGCAACATTTACTGACGAATACAAAGCCTATATCACTAAATCAATGGAAACATGAAAGTAATT ttgaagaaaaaaaagaaacaactctgAAGAATATTTTAGAGGCGAAAGGAAAAATAAGGGCTTCGAATGCTCAACTAAAAGagcgtttaaaaatatttaaagaaactaTATCCAAATTCAaaagtgaaattgaaaaaacacaaaataatcaa caAGTTCACTGTTATTCAAAAGGTGTGAAAATTGGAAATTGGTTTGAAGATGAATGCAAATATGAAAAACATCAACATAAACATCGATCAATATATAATGCACATTTTTCTAGGCCAAATATGCAACCGATAGATTACACTGAAATGTATAAACCGAAATTCAAAGCACAG ggtCTAGGATCACATACTTTAATGTGGAATGGTgaagaatttttacaaaactttgcAACCACATATGACCTTACCTACAGACATTTTAAAAAAGGATTAAGCGGACCCATTCCAAAAAGGAAGCGAATTGAACTCacagaaaattttggaaatataacTAAATACGATGATGAAATAAGTTCTTCATTTAAACATTGGGAATACAATCAAGATAATCGACATTTCAGTGAATATGGAAATGAGTATCTTCCTCCAAAACCTACCGATTACGTAAAATCACCATTTCGTAGATCGAATAAACttttaggaaataaattttcattaactaaaatacaaatgaaaccaataaaaacaCCGATAATTGAATTACCAAAAACTTGTgttggtaaataa